The Entelurus aequoreus isolate RoL-2023_Sb linkage group LG08, RoL_Eaeq_v1.1, whole genome shotgun sequence genome segment AATGGCATTAACATAGCAGCTGAAGGAGGGAGTCTGCCATCAGGCTTATTTTAGCTTATGAGTGTAAACACTAAAGCTGCTTTCAGGCCAACACAGTGTGCCTCATAAGTGGATTTTAATGCTTTGATTGTCATGTCCAgtgatgtcttgttgtttttttcaatgcatttacATGCACAGTTAAATGATGCTCCTGTCCGCAATATGTGTGCATTCTGTCTAGTAAAGCTCTTTTCATTGTGTTGCATCTTTAATAGATAGTTTCCCATGTATTTCTATCATGTGTAATTCTTTCATTTCAGATCTGTCCCTGAGGAGAATATAAAAGCTCAGGTGCTGCTGGAGCCATGTCCACAGGTCACACCTGAGCCAAGCCCCTGTCTTGAGCCCGCCAAGACTGATGACCACAGACAGCCAACAGGGAATCGTGTCTCCAATCTGCCCTTCGAGCCCCGGAAAAGCAGGGTCCGTGAGCGCCGACGGGAAGGCCGTTCAAAGACTTTTGACTGGTCTGAGTTCAAAACTGAAAAAACAGACAAGCTTGTGAAGGAGCGAGCAGACACAGTTGACCTCAGTTTATCCCTTTCCACAACCACCTCCTGCTGCTCTATTTCCTCTTCTCCTTCCTCGTCATTGTCCTCTCCTGTGTCTACCTCGGCCCTCCAATCCTCCAATGTATCAGACACTCACCACCCCTCGACAATAGTGCATTCAGAAAAGAATAACGTTAGGAGGGGCCCAGTCAGCATAAACCACCTGCCAAATACTGTACCTGTCACTTCCACGTTGAACACATCACCAGTGGAACCGCCCAGACCTGAACATCAAGCGCAAGGAAAGATGGAGGTAGACCACCCTACAGCCCTGCACAATGTTGAGGAAGACAAGTTCACCGAAACCTTGGGTGTGCAGGAAGAGATCGAACACCGATGGCATCAGGTTGAAAAAACACCACTAAGGGAAGAGAAGCAAGTGCCCATCACCACTGCTTCAGGGAACCCAGACAGATTACCTCCACATGAGCTTGCTGTACTGCTAGACAAAGAGGTTTGTGCatctaaatacatttaatttgacCTTGTTACTGCATCTTATGAAATGTATGTTTCTGTTATCAGCTGGGACAGAAACAGAAAGAGCTGGACCAGCTGCACAGACAGAACAGTCTTTTAAAAGAGCAGCTGGAAAATGCACTAGGAAGAGAACAGAGTGCCAGAGATGGCTACATCCTGCAGGTACTACATCAGGTCAATCGGTTCATGGAAAACAGATGACTTGTCACTTGTCCCAGCAATGTGTTTTAGTTGTCTACGTGCTCAGTATGTGTTGACAATGTTACTTGGTATGGGATTCTATTAACTGGTGTGGGTGCTTTTCCTCTGAAAACTGATATCCATGGTTGTGGTGTTTCTAGCATGAGCTGTACTAATGCTTGTCACGGAGTTTCACATCTCTTGGGAATATAACTGATTTGAATTTATATACTTAAGGTAAGAACATTTATCAACAAGCCTTGCACTGTGCTTTCTCTTctgcattgtttgtgtgtgttttcccaTCTTAATTTGGGGTGTATTTTGCATGTATTTGGGTTTGTAGATTGCATTCTTCAACTAATATCTCTTGGAAACTAATGGCTTATTGCACATTCACATGTatcctttttttttatagcatCACATCACAGGTGTATGTCATACAGTTTAGTTCATCACGTTTATCACCTAGTTTGTTTTGTTGTAcagtttttgtgtattttatcttttttataaACACTCAAAAAGCACAGTGGAAGCTTGTGGGGAAAAAGTCTTACCAAACAAGAGATTCATATCAAGAAACTTGAGATGTGGGTCTCCGTATCAGAGCGGGAACGTAACGCCATGTCATTAATCACTCTTGTCTCATCAATCTCTTTCAAGAGCGCAACACCCCCTTCGTCCTCGCCACGTAGAATGCCATGGCAACACTTGCACCAGCTCAAGCAAGACTTGCAGGGTGAATTAGAGTCCCAGAAGCGCAAGCAGGACCTCACTCAACAGCAGTTTCAGGCGTTAAAGAGAAGCTACACTGAAGCCCAAGATGTAGTAGACCACCATGATGCTGACATCCAAGCCCTGCAAGCGAAGCTAGCATCTGCACTAGCTGAAATCTTGGCAAGTGAACAAGCTGTGGCTCGTATGCGCAATGAACTCAAGCTGGAACAAGAGCGTTCAAAGGAACAAGACGAGGAACACGGGCGCAGCGAGGCCACCTTACGAGCTCAGCTAAAGGACAGTGAAGATAGACTGCGTGAGGTTGAGGCCAGCCTTTTAGAGCGAAACCAGGCCCTCCGGCATCTCGAGCACCAGCAGGCCCTGCAGCGAGACCACACCAGAGAGATACAGAGGTTACAGGACAGACTACAAGAGGTGACTGCACGGCTTGTTGCAACAGAGGAAGGTCAGGCGCTTAAAGAAGAACGCCTGAGAAAGGAGCAGCATAGCATTCAAGAGAGTCACGAGAGGGAAAAACAAAGTCTTTGTAGGAGAATAGCCGAAGCTGAAACAGCACATAAATGCATGGAGGACAGGCTGCTAGAGGCCGAACAGCAGGTGGAAGCCTTGCTAAAAGGGCGGCAGGCCTCAGCAGGAGTAGAACACATGGAGGAAATGCTAAAGTTGCAAGAGGATCTTGCCCAGAAGATCAGCATGGTAGACTCACTGAAGGAGAGCGTACGCAGGCTCGAAGAAGAGAGAGGTCTGCTCACATGCAGATGTCAGGAGCTTCTTAACCAGATTGCAGAGGCAGACCGAGAGGTCAACAAGCTTCACAATCGCCTCAAAACGGAGGAGGCAGATTACTGCTCTCTGGAGAACTCTTATGAGAGGGCCACCCAAGAGTTTCAGAGAATGAGCCAATTCCTCAGAGAAAAAGAGGAAGAGATTCGGCAGACGAAAGAAATGTATGAAAGGCTGATGGAATGTAAAGAGGAGGACTTAAGAGAGGCTCTTGTTAAAATGACTGTACTTGGCAACAGTTTAGAAGAAACTGAACAGAAGCTGCAAGCAAAGGAGGACCTTCTTTGTCAAATGAGTCAAAATCTGATAGAGAAAGTTGAGCCAAGGGATGCTGAACAAGATCTTAAAGTCAAGCTTGGGGTCGCAGAGGACCGCATAATCGAGCTTGAGCAGCACCTCAATGACTTGCAACTGGGATATGCTAATTTACACTTCgggaagaaacaagtccaagaACAGAACAAACGGGAACATGTCTTTTCTTCAAACAATGCAACTAATACAGAGAACTCAACAGATGACAACGTCTCACAGGCTAAGAGGCCAAGAATTCGTTGTTCTAATATCCAAGGTCAAAAATATGACAACTTGGATGACCCAGATGATTGCCATTTGAGCGATGCATTTGAAGATAAAAGACAAGTggacaaccaggaagactttgatctGGCTGAGGCCCTTTCCTACCCAGGTACCCCGTTCCCACATGCCAGTGACTCTGAGAAGTTTATTTCCATTGTGCGTGCCCTAGAAACTAAGCTGCTCACTACCGAGGAAAAACTGAGAAATCTAACTAGGACTCTACAGGAGCAACGTTCCATTCATGTTGATGTGTCCAAGAAAGATTTAAAAATGGTTGAAAACAAGCCGTACTCAGATAAAAATGTTATGTGTGCCACTGGACCTTCTCTCAATAATCCTTACGTAAAGGCCCTGCATTGTGTGGAAACAAGTCGAGAGAAAGTCAAGGCTATTCTGTCTGGCACTCACGATACCACTGATTCTCAGCTTCACTCGCTGGCAGAGGTTGAAAACGAGCTGTTCAGTGCATCAATGTATATCCGCCATGCACAAAAGACCTTGGACGAACAATCGCCTGCTCTCCCTCAAACGTCAGAATCCTTAGATAAAGAAGCAATTAATCTCTTTGCCAAAACACTTTCTTTCGAGGCACTTGTTTTAAATAAAATGGCTTTGCTGGTGCAGTCCTCGGAGTCTGACCTTCTGCAAACGCTGACAGCGATATGGAAGGACATAGAGAACATTAAAAGTGGTGACAAAGATTGCTTAGCTATAGTTTATGCAGATGTCTTGACTAGGAAGTTAATGTTGGAGAATGCATTTTGGAAGGAACTAGAGAATGAGGTGACACCATGTGAGGGTTTAAATGTTGCCGAATCTCAGGAGGCCAGTGTTGCAGCTGATGCAGACATAAACACATCAGCTATATTTAATACTTTAATCAAAGCAGAACTGTCTTACTCTATTCAAAACCTTAAGCTTTGCTATGAAGAGAAATTCAGGGTGCTTAAAGGGGAGCTGGCTGAAGCTCATCACAATCTATATCAAAGGGAAATGGCATTGAAGGCAATTATTGAAGCCTCCAAGAGGTCTGATTTGAAAAATGTAATCAAAGAAGTTAAATGCAACTTTGGCCTTGGTAAACAAAAGTTAGCCGATATTCACCCACCTGAACTTGCTCCATACACAGAGCAGATCAAACTGCAAGACGCCCGTGAGCTCGCTGAAGAGATTATAGAGCGACATTTAGCCGAGCAGGTGCCATCTTGTAGTGTTGACTCCATCCAGTCTCTGCAAGACACACATGACTGTTTGGCTACTGAGCTTCAACAACAAGCAGCAAAGCTCTACACATATGCACAAGAAATACAAAGCAGTGGCAACCATCCTGAATTAGCTAAAATGGTCAATGCACTTTTAGGGCCTCAAACATCTCATGTTTTTACTAGTACCTCTCTTTGTATGCGAGAAGCCCTCATCCAGGCTCAGGTGGCTTATGTGGCGTGCAGATTACGCTCCATGCATGAACGAAACGTGGGTTGGTGTAAACAGACACATCAGAACATGGACACCCTCGTGCAGCAGCATGCCTGCAGCATCAGGGCAATCCACGAGAAGTACGAAACATCCTTTCAGGAGGAGCGCCACAAAATCTCTCAAACACTGGCCATTCTtcagaaggagaacaaaactctCAAGAGTGAAGTCAGTCAACGTTCCAACCAACTCTCACAACAACAAGAGCAGCTGGCGCTCCTGGAAGAACATTTCAAGATGCAAACTGAGGAGCTCAAGCAGAAGCACAAGCAAGAGCTAAACCTAGCTGAGAAAGAGCGGGCGTCAACAGAGCTGGCCTTTGTAGAGACCTCAGTAGACAGCCAGCAGAAGCTGAAGAATCTGCTATCGGACATGGACGCCATGAAGCAGCAGCACCAGAGTCATGTCAGGAAGCTGGAGGAACAATTTGAGCAGAGAATCTCTGAGCTTGAGCACATCTACAAAGAGGAGATTTTAAAGCTGCATTTCCAGCATGAGGACATTTGCAATGTCCAAGAAGTGGATGAGAAAAACCCTGAGGTTTCTCACCAGCCCTCTTTTGAGGCCTCAGCACCAATGGAAGAAGAGGAACAAGGGAAGGAGGGAGGTGCATACGCCATGTCAGAGGTGGACACTATGGGGCTTCTAAAAGACAGGATCCAAGAACTGGAGACTCAGATGATCAGCATGAGGGACGAATTGGAAATCAAGCACCTGGAAGGAGATGTGGCCAGCCTGAGGGAGAAATACCAGAGAGACTTTGAAAGTCttaaggtttttgttttttcaatttttttctaaCAATCTTATATATTTCAATATATGAGAACATATATATAGTCATAGATAATAACAAATTACCACCTACTTCTTAGAACTGGGAAATTGTGAgatgaattggacattttattAAAAACTGTTCTCAAAAGCAGTTGCCTTTTTTCAAAATTTAGGACTAcagttactactactactagataGTTTAAAGTAATTTGAGATTTCTTGACCAATACATTTTAATCAGGCTTACATTATAAGGCACaatgattattaaaaaaaaccctgtgaTAATCCGAAATATATAAAGAGCAAAATGGCTGATGTATTTGACCATTTCCCCACATTTGATAGAATATAAATTTCTCGCCTGTGCTAACCTGCTGCTCTATTTTAACTCTCTACTGCCAGAGCTGGGCTTGCATTTAATTGCTTATAATGATCTTGCATGACCGACTTTAGCCTTGTAATGTACTGTACACGTAGTGTGTGTACTAGAGTATAAATTAAATCATAGTTTTGTCTTTATAGCTTCATAGTTCAgtttgttttttgtgcctttcacCAGGCCACGTGTGAGCGTGGCTTCGCAGCAATGGAAGAAACCCACCAGAAAGTGGTCGACGACCTCCAGAGGCAGCATCAGAGGGAGATTTCTAAACTCATGGAAGAGCGAGAGAGGCTCCTGGCAGAGGAGACTGCTGCCACTATCGCCGGTATACAAACTagcttaattttttttgtctcaATTGTCCTACAATAAGGTTAAATGTGATCTCTCGTGAAAAATGAAGCTATTGAAGCTATGAAGAATGCACACAAGGAGGACCTAGAGAAGACCCAGCGCTCCCCGATCAGTGGACTGAACTCTGATATCGATGAACTGCGATTACAATATGAGTATGTTTTCGAGTAGTATAATCACATAAAGAAAGGCACTGCTTCAATAATTGTACATTTATCTGACTTGTCCAGGGAAGAGCTGCAGTCCATCCAGAGGGAGCTGGAGGTTCTGTCTGAGCAGTATTCTCAGAAATGTCTGGAGAACGCCCATCTGGCTCAGGCCCTGGAGGCTGAAAGGCAGGCCCTCAGGCAGTGTCAAAGAGAGAACCAGGAGCTCAACACCCACAACCAGGTTACAATACACACACACGCGTGCGTGTGCACTCAACATGCAATGATGTCTTGTCTTGACTAACTCCATGTGGTCCAACAGGAATTGAATAACCGCCTGTCTGCAGAGATCACGCGCATGCGCTCTTGTTTCAGTGGTGAAACAGCACTGTCGCCGGTCACACAGGGCAAAGATGTGTATGAACTGGAGGTATGTCCTGTAAGGAAGCTCACACACCAGATCACAAAGAGTTGCTTCATCTCAGCTTCTCCTCTTGCCATCTTGAAGGTGCTGCTTCGAATCAAGGAGTCAGAGATACAATACCTTAAACAGGAAATCCACTCTTTGAAGGACGAACTGCAAACTGCTCTGAGGGTCAGCAAAACCCATTGTGTTGTACTTTTCCTTTTAATTTCTGAAGCACATGAGCATGTGTATATACGCTGTATGTTGTACCAACAGGACAAGAAGTACACTACAGACAAATACAAAGACATCTACACAGAGCTGAGCATTGTGAAAGCAAAGGCTGACTGTGATATTGGCAAGCTGAAGGAGAAGCTGCTCGTTGCCACCGAAGCGTTAGGCGAGAGGACCGTTGACGGGACAGTCACATCTGGATATGGTAACTCTAATAGCTGTATTTTTTCTTTGTATGTTTCCATGTAAGCTATGCCTTATGCAATACATACATGCACATGAATAGGATAAGGTTATGCTACAGAAGCAGTGTTTGAAAAAGTGTATGATTTTACTTACCAATTCAACAGGAATATACTGTAGCAACCATAGCATCCCTCTTTAAATCCTTATTTTGCATACATCTCGCTTGTGTATGTGTGCAAGACAGCTGCGATTGACAGCCATGAACGCCAGTCATCTTGTTCGGCCCAGATgcctatttttattcattttgatttgtagttgtgaaaaatatagacgttTAGTTTTGTAAAATCTGTTCTTTCAAATATGGTTTTATTAAACCAAccacaggcagcacggtggaagaggggttattgcgtctgcctcacaatgcgaaggtcctgagtagtcctgggttcaatcccgggctcgggatctttctgtgtggagtttgcatgttctccccgtgactgcgtgggttccctccgggtactccggcttcctcccacctccaaagacatgcacctggggataggttgattggcaacactaaattggccctagtgtgtgaatgtgagtgtgaatgttgtctgtctatctgtgttggccctacgatgaggtggcgacttgtccagagtgtaccccgcctaccgcccgattgtagctgagataggctccagcgccccccgccaccccaaagggaataagcggtagaaaatggatggatggataaaccaaCCACAGAATCTCAAAGTCCGATAGGTCTTCAAAACAAATAAGCTAATATTAATTGCCGGGTGATAATAGATTGGCATGAACAGCTGTTGCTGTGAGCAACCTCCAAATGTTTTATTAACTCCACAAGAGTGTGGTCAGCTTTCAAGATTTATCGAGATGTACATGTGTTTTTAGAATATTGCGTGTGCATGCATGTTTCATTTGCCTTAATGTTGTTTACAATAAACTCACTATTACTGTTCTTGCTGACTTAGCAGTTTGTTATTGGCAGTATTACAACACTGGTTCTGTTCTGTCTATTTAGTGACCATGTGTGGAAAGAGAGAGGTTTCCCTtttcactttctcatgcactcagTCATTATCAAAGTTCATTATATATTTTGAGTTGTCCAATTTCAGAAATAACTTCACAAATGCTATAAATGAATAATTTACAGTGATCTCAACCAACTGGTGGTCAACCAACGTCCTGGAACAGATTGTTCATccttagaggttccactgtatcagTCATGAAGCAATAGAGTTTAGAATGATATGCTAATGCAGTGACATAACGTAgtgttatttgtgtttttgtaagATATCATGAAATCCAAAAGTAACCCTGACTTCatcaaaaaagaaaaatcaacTCCCCCCAAGTCATCCAGAGGCATTAGGTCAAAGGTAAGCATCAGATACTTCCTCATGCAGTAGAAATCCATGCGCTTGTGTGTCATGTGACTTCTAAAGCAGCACAGCTACTTTGAATCAGACGTGTGTCCGGTCCTGCAAGATTTGTCATGTGTCTGTTTTGTCCACCAGTCTGTCACTGAACAGGTCCAATGGGATAGCTGACACTCCCCATGTGGGGTTAAGCCCTCCCACAAAACCCGCCCGAGATGCGCTGTAGGTATATTTAAATAAGCATGACAGAGAGCTAAGCATCCTTGCATGACCACACCTCCCTGTTTTCCTTTAATCCAACACCCACCTACTATCCAGAAAGATGTTTGCAGTAATTATTATAAGTCTGAAGATTAGCACTTTCACAAATGTAAAACCTGGACTGGTGAAGTTTGACCTGTGCTGTTTTTTTGGTATCCACGTTTTGTTTGTGTTCGTCTACAAAGGAGTATAATAATGACaatgaacaaaacaaaacaacagattAAAGTCGAAATATTATGAAAATTAAGTTACCCTATTAgaattattttacaagaataaagtagaAAGATTAACAGAATGAAGTTGCAATATTTAGAAGACAAAATTATGAGAAATAAATGTTAAGAAATTAAAGTAGAAATTTTTTCAGGAATAAAGTCaatattttaccaaaataaagtcacaatattatgagaataaataattaataaatacactttaggagaatacatttgtaattttatgaaaacaAAGTGGAAATATTAAAGAAGTAATTATTCTGGTAACATGTATTTATAAGTTATCAGTGTACAAGAGTAAACTTGTCGTTTGAAGTTACAATATTATAAtggcaataaaaataaatacattttaggaGAATACATCtttaattttataagaacaaagttACAATATTACAGAACAAAttattcttccatccatccattttctagagcttattcccttcggggtcgcagggggcgctggagcctatctcagctacaatcgggcggaaggcggggtacaccctggattctTGTAACACTTAATTAGAATTCGTCACTTTCCAATATAAAGCTTGTCATTTTACTATAATAAAGTCACaaaataattatgataataaataataaatacatacttttTTGTAGAATACATTCCCAATTTTAGAGAAAACAAAGTTGCAATATAGCTATAAATTAACATTTATGATTAAACATTTCAAATTTTATCACATTATTATGAAAGGAAATgataaatgttacaaaaataaaggTCATTTTTCAAGAGAAAACTTATTTGACAAAACTTAAGTAGATGCAAAcatttttacatgaataaaatgaaacatttttgaatatacatttataaatactaaatacatgatgggagaatatatttgtaattttacaGGACGAAGTAGCAATATTATGAGAAACAAGTATTAATAAGTAAACTTTAAGAATATGAAttgattgtatttatatagcgccttttaGACACTCAAAACGCTTTACGTTGAAAGCTTATTACTTATTCAGTCCACATTTACACATTGGTGgtagtagccacagctgcccttgtGTAGGTAGACTGATGGAAACGTGGCTGGCAAATCACGCCAATGGCGTCCCCGACCACCATCAAACttacatttacattcatacatGTGGGCTACactttacaaaaataaagtcaaaattttacaagaatggAGTAGCAAAGTCGAATGAATTATAAACGAATGTTAAAAGAATCATTTTGCAAATGAATGAGAACAAAGTCACAATATCACAGAATCAAATGAAAATGAAGTCAAATGTACATGAATAAAGTTGCaatgtaatgacaaaaaatgtaaaaatattatgtTCACATTTTAATGAGAATAAAGTATATAATAAAGTATATCATGCTGTGAAAATAAATGATCAATAATGGAGAAATTTAATTTTTCCAATAGTAATcttgtatttttaaataatttttatcatGTTGCGTGTTTTGTTTCTGTATACACTTTTGTTTGGGGATTTCAACatttacttaaaaaataaatacgtaTCGCAATATTGTTTTTCTCTAAGACTATTTTTCTTATAGTGCATGTTTTTCCCCTCATTTTTATGTAGCGCTTGTACCTAGTGTCAGCTCCTCATATGTAATGTGTTGTATGACACCTCAGCCAAGCTCATATTGTGTCGTTTAAGTTGTTTGTGCAGCAGACATGTTTTTCCCAGGCCCTTCTTCTATGCTCACATGTTGTTCTGCTACTATGTTGTCCTGAACAGAGTCTGAAAGAGGGACTGACGGTGCAGGAGCGCATGAGGCTGTTTGAGGCAAAGGATTCCAAAAAGATTCAAATGTCAAGAGTCTGAAGCTTCTCTTTACCAGCTTTTTGTTTTTATGGggtttgttttttgcatttttgctaAGACTGTGCCAGCACTAGCTCAGACTCATGGGAGTGAGAGATCAGACCTTCTGCTTACATGGAACAATTTTTTTGCATGTTCAAAAAAGGTATTTAATATGTCTAAAGTGGTGTGGAATAAGCTGTGAGAGGGATACATGACAGCCTTTTTAATCATATTCCCAAATGCCAAAATAGATAAAACACAGTATgaataatatatatctatatatttccTGATATTTGTCTGCTGTATTTTATATTGTTAGTTTCTTCCGTATATCTGAATGATTTTATTGTTTAGTGTACATAACTActggacatacagtatgtaagaGCATGCGTTTGTTGCGTGTTGGGGCATCTGCTGTACTCTAGTTTGACTGGtggaaattgtatttttattatttttttagttattaAAATATGTCTGTGGGATGAAAGGGGTGGGATTGGGGGAGGGGGGTTCAGTTGGTGGGATTGCACTTACAACTTGACTACTTGAGAAACCTTTTTTTATGTATCCAATCGGTGTTGTGATTTTCTCTAATTATTGGAGTGCAACCAAACATGGTGACGCGTTTTGTGGCGTACTTTTTATCCGGTTTCAAATGTGTGACTTTCGGGCTTTGCATGtctaatattgtgtcatttaaatCGCAAATTGCAGCACGTGGCCTCCTTTTCCTATTTTGTGACGC includes the following:
- the si:ch73-103b11.2 gene encoding uncharacterized protein si:ch73-103b11.2 isoform X4 is translated as MSFKENPCRKFQANIFNKSKCQNCFKPRESHLLNDEDLNQAKPIYGGWLLLAPEGTNFDNPLHRSRKWQRRFFILYEHGILRYALDEMPSTLPQGTINMNQCSDVIDGESRTGQKNSLCILTPDKEHFIRAECKEILNGWQEALTVYPRTNKQNQKKKRKVDPPTQQEPGPAKVTVTSSSGGSIPCLPSSIASAERVPMSRATLWQEENRWSGATISCSRSASCLSQLGHSQPDSTITTQDDVGTMSTGRKVRVESGYFSLEKTKSEPSPQPAQHSQPLQPPHYLPLSSSTCSLGAPSPRYNSDPEPPMFPYPHSQDPLPSPGDILSPSYSTISSSQSSLDSEHSSATPTWEGRRCSVGGGSIASVNSAGGRVGHSGREYATLSDVPRARRLTHREAFHSEKKRQELRARTRSPGREEVARLFGEERRRSQVIDRFEESPNVERMDMGSSSDLSSSVNNAQRQGRSERRYLGDKHDMSLDAGKDHSVPDVSSSTFANIRRAKSLDRRVTESSMTPDLLNFKKGWMTKLYEDGMWKKHWFVLTDQSLRYYKDSIAEEASQLDGEIDLSTSYDVKEFPVQRNYGFQILCKEGACTLSAMTSGIRRNWIQAIMKNARPTIAPDVTRKNISLKLSVLKPRSVPEENIKAQVLLEPCPQVTPEPSPCLEPAKTDDHRQPTGNRVSNLPFEPRKSRVRERRREGRSKTFDWSEFKTEKTDKLVKERADTVDLSLSLSTTTSCCSISSSPSSSLSSPVSTSALQSSNVSDTHHPSTIVHSEKNNVRRGPVSINHLPNTVPVTSTLNTSPVEPPRPEHQAQGKMEVDHPTALHNVEEDKFTETLGVQEEIEHRWHQVEKTPLREEKQVPITTASGNPDRLPPHELAVLLDKELGQKQKELDQLHRQNSLLKEQLENALGREQSARDGYILQSATPPSSSPRRMPWQHLHQLKQDLQGELESQKRKQDLTQQQFQALKRSYTEAQDVVDHHDADIQALQAKLASALAEILASEQAVARMRNELKLEQERSKEQDEEHGRSEATLRAQLKDSEDRLREVEASLLERNQALRHLEHQQALQRDHTREIQRLQDRLQEVTARLVATEEGQALKEERLRKEQHSIQESHEREKQSLCRRIAEAETAHKCMEDRLLEAEQQVEALLKGRQASAGVEHMEEMLKLQEDLAQKISMVDSLKESVRRLEEERGLLTCRCQELLNQIAEADREVNKLHNRLKTEEADYCSLENSYERATQEFQRMSQFLREKEEEIRQTKEMYERLMECKEEDLREALVKMTVLGNSLEETEQKLQAKEDLLCQMSQNLIEKVEPRDAEQDLKVKLGVAEDRIIELEQHLNDLQLGYANLHFGKKQVQEQNKREHVFSSNNATNTENSTDDNVSQAKRPRIRCSNIQGQKYDNLDDPDDCHLSDAFEDKRQVDNQEDFDLAEALSYPGTPFPHASDSEKFISIVRALETKLLTTEEKLRNLTRTLQEQRSIHVDVSKKDLKMVENKPYSDKNVMCATGPSLNNPYVKALHCVETSREKVKAILSGTHDTTDSQLHSLAEVENELFSASMYIRHAQKTLDEQSPALPQTSESLDKEAINLFAKTLSFEALVLNKMALLVQSSESDLLQTLTAIWKDIENIKSGDKDCLAIVYADVLTRKLMLENAFWKELENEVTPCEGLNVAESQEASVAADADINTSAIFNTLIKAELSYSIQNLKLCYEEKFRVLKGELAEAHHNLYQREMALKAIIEASKRSDLKNVIKEVKCNFGLGKQKLADIHPPELAPYTEQIKLQDARELAEEIIERHLAEQVPSCSVDSIQSLQDTHDCLATELQQQAAKLYTYAQEIQSSGNHPELAKMVNALLGPQTSHVFTSTSLCMREALIQAQVAYVACRLRSMHERNVGWCKQTHQNMDTLVQQHACSIRAIHEKYETSFQEERHKISQTLAILQKENKTLKSEVSQRSNQLSQQQEQLALLEEHFKMQTEELKQKHKQELNLAEKERASTELAFVETSVDSQQKLKNLLSDMDAMKQQHQSHVRKLEEQFEQRISELEHIYKEEILKLHFQHEDICNVQEVDEKNPEVSHQPSFEASAPMEEEEQGKEGGAYAMSEVDTMGLLKDRIQELETQMISMRDELEIKHLEGDVASLREKYQRDFESLKATCERGFAAMEETHQKVVDDLQRQHQREISKLMEERERLLAEETAATIAAIEAMKNAHKEDLEKTQRSPISGLNSDIDELRLQYEEELQSIQRELEVLSEQYSQKCLENAHLAQALEAERQALRQCQRENQELNTHNQELNNRLSAEITRMRSCFSGETALSPVTQGKDVYELEVLLRIKESEIQYLKQEIHSLKDELQTALRDKKYTTDKYKDIYTELSIVKAKADCDIGKLKEKLLVATEALGERTVDGTVTSGYDIMKSKSNPDFIKKEKSTPPKSSRGIRSKSVTEQVQWDS
- the si:ch73-103b11.2 gene encoding myosin phosphatase Rho-interacting protein isoform X7, whose translation is MSFKENPCRKFQANIFNKSKCQNCFKPRESHLLNDEDLNQAKPIYGGWLLLAPEGTNFDNPLHRSRKWQRRFFILYEHGILRYALDEMPSTLPQGTINMNQCSDVIDGESRTGQKNSLCILTPDKEHFIRAECKEILNGWQEALTVYPRTNKQNQKKKRKVDPPTQQEPGPAKVTVTSSSGGSIPCLPSSIASAERVPMSRATLWQEENRWSGATISCSRSASCLSQLGHSQPDSTITTQDDVGTMSTGRKVRVESGYFSLEKTKSEPSPQPAQHSQPLQPPHYLPLSSSTCSLGAPSPRRSQVIDRFEESPNVERMDMGSSSDLSSSVNNAQRQGRSERRYLGDKHDMSLDAGKDHSVPDVSSSTFANIRRAKSLDRRVTESSMTPDLLNFKKGWMTKLYEDGMWKKHWFVLTDQSLRYYKDSIAEEASQLDGEIDLSTSYDVKEFPVQRNYGFQILCKEGACTLSAMTSGIRRNWIQAIMKNARPTIAPDVTRKNISLKLSVLKPRSVPEENIKAQVLLEPCPQVTPEPSPCLEPAKTDDHRQPTGNRVSNLPFEPRKSRVRERRREGRSKTFDWSEFKTEKTDKLVKERADTVDLSLSLSTTTSCCSISSSPSSSLSSPVSTSALQSSNVSDTHHPSTIVHSEKNNVRRGPVSINHLPNTVPVTSTLNTSPVEPPRPEHQAQGKMEVDHPTALHNVEEDKFTETLGVQEEIEHRWHQVEKTPLREEKQVPITTASGNPDRLPPHELAVLLDKELGQKQKELDQLHRQNSLLKEQLENALGREQSARDGYILQATCERGFAAMEETHQKVVDDLQRQHQREISKLMEERERLLAEETAATIAAIEAMKNAHKEDLEKTQRSPISGLNSDIDELRLQYEEELQSIQRELEVLSEQYSQKCLENAHLAQALEAERQALRQCQRENQELNTHNQELNNRLSAEITRMRSCFSGETALSPVTQGKDVYELEVLLRIKESEIQYLKQEIHSLKDELQTALRDKKYTTDKYKDIYTELSIVKAKADCDIGKLKEKLLVATEALGERTVDGTVTSGYDIMKSKSNPDFIKKEKSTPPKSSRGIRSKSVTEQVQWDS